A stretch of Rhizobium sp. TH2 DNA encodes these proteins:
- a CDS encoding ROK family transcriptional regulator gives MNETVLITSSPRGIRQRNEVAALKALHQFGRLSRADLARKLGLNRSSSGHIIAGLTADGLVREVNENHYVRANPTHAGRPGIMLELVPEAVFFVGVEIGVEHISTVEIDLGTNIISTSVEPFDGASAGVTKAVERAVQMAFEAIPASRRDRCEGLGIATPAQMDKHGFVRLAPLLGWENEPLVERVRDVLPVSVPVAAENDANAFAIGATYGRNELHAGVTLFLVMESGVGGGIIVNGSLFRGANGLAGEVGHLRIDGVSQPDRNLEQVLGLENIMHGYRNISGKAEPTFQTFLADVRDRVPGAVTIAEEWARALAIGLIQACRVIDADRIVLGGSVAALYPLMAARVAHHIRSTQEASFPMPDIVMNDNETIGPAFGAACILHQRYLSMESQRFAEDAG, from the coding sequence GTGAATGAGACGGTGTTGATCACCAGTTCGCCGCGCGGCATCAGGCAACGAAACGAAGTAGCGGCCTTGAAGGCGCTACATCAGTTCGGCCGGCTGAGCCGTGCCGACCTGGCGCGCAAGCTCGGGCTTAACCGCTCGTCCTCCGGCCACATCATCGCCGGATTGACGGCGGATGGGCTGGTCCGCGAGGTCAATGAGAATCATTATGTGCGGGCCAACCCGACCCATGCGGGACGGCCCGGCATCATGCTCGAACTCGTTCCCGAAGCGGTCTTCTTCGTCGGCGTCGAGATCGGCGTCGAGCATATCAGCACGGTCGAGATCGACCTCGGGACCAATATCATCTCGACCAGTGTCGAGCCCTTCGATGGTGCGTCCGCTGGCGTCACCAAGGCCGTCGAGCGCGCGGTGCAGATGGCGTTCGAGGCGATCCCCGCCTCCCGGCGCGATCGTTGCGAGGGCCTCGGGATCGCAACGCCGGCGCAGATGGACAAGCACGGCTTCGTCCGGCTGGCACCCCTGCTCGGCTGGGAAAACGAACCGCTTGTGGAACGCGTGCGGGATGTGCTGCCCGTCTCCGTTCCAGTGGCGGCGGAAAACGATGCGAACGCCTTCGCCATCGGGGCCACATATGGCCGCAACGAACTGCATGCCGGCGTCACGCTGTTTCTCGTCATGGAAAGCGGCGTCGGTGGCGGCATCATCGTCAATGGCAGCCTGTTTCGCGGCGCGAATGGGTTGGCCGGTGAGGTCGGTCATCTCAGGATCGATGGCGTCTCGCAGCCGGACCGGAACCTGGAACAGGTGCTCGGCCTCGAAAACATCATGCATGGCTATCGCAACATATCCGGCAAGGCCGAGCCGACGTTCCAGACATTCCTGGCAGATGTGCGCGACCGTGTGCCCGGCGCGGTGACGATCGCCGAGGAATGGGCAAGGGCGCTGGCGATCGGCCTCATCCAGGCCTGTCGGGTGATCGATGCGGACCGGATCGTTCTGGGCGGATCGGTGGCGGCACTCTATCCGCTGATGGCGGCCCGCGTCGCCCACCACATCCGGTCGACGCAGGAGGCGAGCTTTCCGATGCCTGATATTGTGATGAACGACAATGAAACGATCGGCCCGGCTTTCGGCGCGGCCTGCATTCTCCACCAACGTTATCTGTCGATGGAGAGCCAGCGCTTCGCCGAGGATGCGGGATAA
- a CDS encoding sugar phosphate isomerase/epimerase, with translation MGRLGIHSFVWTGGATQAMLEDAMEKSAACGYRQIEFAYLRPEKFNLDQLAKRASALDLQIAVTMGLPLNADVSNDDTDVMKAGEKLLADAVKAVRDIGGTKLGGILYSAHTKYSRMPTDRGRENSIGAIARTADIAKAAGVDLVLEIVNRFETNLLNTTAQGLDFIKATGSDHVTLHLDTFHMNIEEANPAAAIRLAGDKIGYFHIGESNRGYLGDGVIDFDRIFDALLDIGYEKDITFESFSSAVVDEGLSLACAIWRDTWTDNMPVAKHAKAFIDLKIEEAIRRRATNVRP, from the coding sequence ATGGGCCGATTGGGAATACATTCATTCGTCTGGACGGGCGGCGCCACCCAGGCGATGCTCGAGGATGCGATGGAAAAATCCGCGGCCTGCGGATACCGGCAGATCGAGTTCGCCTATCTCCGGCCCGAGAAATTCAACCTCGACCAACTGGCGAAAAGGGCATCCGCCCTCGATCTCCAGATCGCGGTGACCATGGGACTGCCATTGAACGCCGACGTGTCGAACGACGATACCGACGTGATGAAGGCGGGCGAAAAGCTGCTGGCGGACGCTGTGAAGGCCGTGCGCGATATCGGAGGCACCAAGCTCGGCGGCATCCTCTATTCCGCCCATACCAAATATTCCAGGATGCCGACGGATCGCGGCCGGGAGAACAGCATCGGGGCGATCGCGAGGACCGCGGATATCGCCAAGGCCGCCGGTGTCGATCTCGTGCTGGAAATCGTCAATCGGTTCGAGACCAACCTGCTCAACACCACCGCGCAGGGTCTGGATTTCATCAAAGCCACTGGCTCCGACCATGTGACGCTGCATCTCGACACGTTCCACATGAACATCGAGGAGGCCAATCCCGCCGCCGCGATCCGGCTGGCCGGGGACAAGATCGGCTACTTCCATATCGGCGAGAGCAATCGAGGCTATCTCGGCGACGGCGTGATCGATTTCGACCGGATCTTCGATGCCCTTCTCGACATCGGCTACGAGAAGGACATCACCTTCGAATCCTTTTCGAGCGCCGTGGTGGATGAGGGCCTATCGCTGGCCTGCGCCATCTGGCGCGATACCTGGACTGATAATATGCCGGTCGCGAAACATGCCAAGGCGTTCATCGACCTCAAGATCGAAGAGGCAATCCGCCGGCGCGCCACAAATGTCCGTCCTTAG
- a CDS encoding AraC family transcriptional regulator: protein MKADLKIVPDFEMIICPPAESFRWNMHDYPYFGAKWHYHPEYELHLTRTTSGVMMVGDHIGEFAPGCLVLTGPNVPHNWVSDIEPGKLIRNRDMLIQFSPEWADRVTAFCPELGTIKPLFEDAVFGVEFTGATALAGQRLLAQMGAAHGAERVVLFLQLMITLAQNPKERRKLSRLAPTSARVELPPELDVAMRYVLENYSEDIDFASVAKRCGLEPQAFSRFFKRQTGHTFARYVILARVYAACSLLTQTYRPITDICFEVGFNNIANFNRQFFKICGRTPSDYRRNAHKIGTDARPDPFREIRAFSAGLAVGEKV, encoded by the coding sequence ATGAAGGCCGATCTGAAGATCGTTCCGGACTTCGAAATGATCATTTGTCCGCCTGCGGAATCCTTCCGCTGGAACATGCATGACTATCCATATTTCGGCGCCAAATGGCATTATCATCCGGAATACGAGCTGCACCTGACGCGGACGACATCCGGCGTGATGATGGTCGGCGATCATATCGGGGAGTTCGCGCCGGGATGCCTAGTGTTGACCGGCCCCAATGTGCCGCACAATTGGGTCAGCGACATAGAACCGGGCAAGCTCATCCGCAACCGCGACATGCTCATTCAGTTCAGCCCTGAATGGGCCGATCGCGTCACCGCCTTTTGCCCGGAACTCGGAACCATAAAGCCGCTTTTCGAGGACGCGGTGTTCGGGGTGGAATTCACCGGCGCCACGGCGCTCGCGGGGCAGCGGCTGCTCGCCCAGATGGGGGCCGCCCATGGGGCCGAACGCGTCGTGCTTTTCCTGCAATTGATGATCACGCTGGCGCAAAATCCCAAGGAGCGGCGCAAGCTGTCGCGCCTCGCGCCAACCTCCGCGCGGGTGGAATTGCCGCCGGAACTCGATGTCGCCATGCGCTATGTGCTGGAGAACTACAGCGAGGATATCGACTTCGCATCCGTGGCGAAGCGCTGCGGCCTGGAACCTCAGGCGTTCTCGCGGTTCTTCAAGCGTCAGACAGGTCATACCTTCGCGCGTTATGTCATCCTGGCGCGCGTCTATGCCGCCTGCTCGCTGCTGACCCAGACCTACCGGCCGATCACCGATATCTGCTTCGAAGTCGGGTTCAACAACATCGCCAATTTCAACAGGCAGTTCTTCAAGATCTGTGGGCGAACGCCGTCGGATTACCGGCGCAATGCGCACAAGATCGGTACCGACGCACGGCCCGATCCGTTCCGGGAAATCCGGGCATTTTCGGCCGGATTGGCTGTCGGCGAAAAAGTATAG
- a CDS encoding extracellular solute-binding protein yields the protein MPAQADFWSDAGAKYKGVVLHGVTESTPPSNYIKDVLAPEFEKKTGIKVEIETTSWDQMYDKAIKDMEAKTGLYDMVYIEQDIIYAYLARNFLVDITKSLKDDPSLKAPDFDESHFTTFANYFKNADGDLFGIPMEAFIKVYLYRTDLFNDPKIKEAFKKETGKDLMPAKTHEEYTQIAEFFTKYGKDNGMELWGTTAQAHTGHPASWYEFFESIAPTYGVYNWGIDPSKNYAASVENGGQMNSDKAKAAMKYWLHLRDIAPPESAASTWTEVGTTFAAGRVAQGLVYGENAAWIASDAEKSKVVGNVGVALPPTEPDVLKEVEAGNGYLGYYDGGAFGLPVTSKNKEATLLFLQFIGQDSVQADWAVAAPRITNTATYDDPKVIEMDKKLNGYYTMLKDQGKLFAGAPPFPFHAQVREATAPIFYRILLGEVGPDEGLDQMAAAAEAELTNLGYRK from the coding sequence ATGCCCGCACAGGCCGACTTCTGGTCCGATGCCGGTGCGAAGTACAAGGGCGTCGTGCTGCACGGCGTCACCGAAAGCACGCCACCGTCGAACTACATCAAGGACGTCCTGGCGCCGGAATTTGAGAAGAAGACCGGCATCAAGGTCGAGATCGAAACGACCTCCTGGGACCAGATGTACGACAAGGCGATCAAGGACATGGAAGCCAAGACCGGCCTCTATGACATGGTCTATATCGAGCAGGACATCATCTACGCCTATCTGGCGCGCAACTTCCTCGTCGATATCACGAAATCGCTCAAGGACGACCCGTCGCTGAAGGCACCGGATTTCGATGAAAGCCATTTCACGACTTTCGCCAACTACTTCAAGAATGCCGATGGCGACCTTTTCGGCATCCCGATGGAAGCCTTCATCAAGGTCTATCTCTATCGCACGGATCTCTTCAACGACCCCAAGATCAAGGAAGCCTTCAAGAAGGAAACCGGCAAGGATCTCATGCCTGCCAAGACGCATGAGGAATATACCCAGATCGCGGAATTCTTCACCAAGTACGGCAAGGACAATGGCATGGAACTCTGGGGCACGACCGCCCAGGCGCATACCGGCCATCCGGCGTCGTGGTATGAATTCTTCGAGTCGATCGCGCCGACTTACGGCGTCTACAACTGGGGCATCGACCCCTCGAAGAACTACGCCGCCTCTGTCGAGAATGGCGGCCAGATGAACAGCGACAAGGCCAAGGCGGCCATGAAATACTGGCTGCATCTGCGCGATATCGCTCCGCCTGAATCGGCTGCCTCGACCTGGACGGAAGTCGGCACGACCTTTGCCGCCGGCCGCGTCGCACAGGGCCTGGTCTATGGTGAAAACGCTGCCTGGATCGCGTCCGATGCCGAAAAATCCAAGGTTGTCGGCAATGTCGGCGTCGCTCTGCCGCCGACGGAACCCGACGTCCTCAAGGAAGTCGAAGCCGGCAATGGCTATCTCGGCTACTATGACGGCGGCGCCTTCGGCCTGCCGGTAACCTCCAAGAACAAGGAGGCGACGCTTCTCTTCCTGCAGTTCATCGGCCAGGATTCGGTCCAGGCCGACTGGGCGGTGGCGGCTCCCCGCATCACCAACACGGCGACCTATGACGACCCGAAGGTCATCGAGATGGATAAGAAGCTGAACGGCTACTACACCATGCTCAAGGACCAGGGAAAGCTGTTCGCCGGTGCGCCGCCCTTCCCGTTCCATGCCCAGGTGCGTGAAGCCACGGCTCCGATCTTCTACCGGATCCTGCTCGGCGAAGTTGGTCCGGATGAAGGTCTCGACCAGATGGCCGCCGCGGCCGAAGCGGAACTGACTAACCTCGGCTACCGCAAGTAA
- a CDS encoding carbohydrate ABC transporter permease: protein MRSNTVGWLMLAPTIAILGIFGIIPFIYVLYVAFHQWNPFGASPDMIYNGANNFRRLVFDAEFLTSISVTMKFAFFAVASEVALGYLLAQLFMKEFPGRGFFRTIHTLPLIVAPIVVGSVWRLMTTPSIGIIPHLLKSWFGYDLNIGRDPTTAFALTVIMDIWHWTPLVTLTLLAALLALPKEPFEQAQIDGANRWQIFWHITLPMIRPAILATVFIRLMDALRTVDEVWMLTSGGPGAATRYVGLHIWKIVFPKTDYGYGAAISVIVLYLTLVMCWILYVSLVARRERKRTF, encoded by the coding sequence ATGCGTTCAAACACAGTCGGTTGGCTGATGCTCGCTCCGACGATCGCGATCCTCGGCATCTTCGGCATCATACCCTTCATCTACGTGCTCTATGTCGCGTTCCACCAATGGAACCCGTTCGGCGCCAGCCCCGACATGATCTATAACGGCGCCAACAATTTCCGCCGTCTCGTCTTCGACGCCGAATTCCTGACCTCCATCTCGGTCACGATGAAGTTCGCCTTCTTCGCGGTGGCAAGCGAGGTCGCGCTGGGCTATCTGCTCGCGCAGCTGTTCATGAAGGAATTCCCCGGTCGCGGCTTCTTCCGCACGATCCACACGCTGCCGCTGATCGTCGCGCCGATCGTCGTCGGTTCGGTCTGGCGCCTGATGACGACGCCCAGCATCGGCATCATCCCCCATCTGTTGAAGAGCTGGTTCGGCTACGATCTCAATATCGGCCGCGATCCCACCACCGCCTTCGCACTGACCGTCATCATGGACATCTGGCATTGGACGCCGCTGGTGACGCTGACGCTGCTGGCAGCACTGCTTGCGCTGCCGAAGGAGCCTTTTGAGCAGGCGCAGATCGATGGTGCCAATCGCTGGCAAATCTTCTGGCACATCACATTGCCGATGATCCGCCCGGCTATCCTCGCCACCGTGTTCATCCGCCTGATGGATGCGCTGCGCACCGTCGATGAAGTCTGGATGCTGACCTCGGGCGGACCGGGTGCCGCCACCCGCTATGTCGGCCTGCACATCTGGAAGATCGTCTTTCCCAAGACCGATTACGGTTACGGCGCCGCCATTTCAGTCATCGTGCTCTATCTCACGCTGGTCATGTGCTGGATACTTTACGTCTCCCTCGTCGCCCGTCGCGAACGCAAGAGGACATTCTGA
- a CDS encoding carbohydrate ABC transporter permease, with protein MPSRNPLIYVALWLLLSLLTLFPIYWLFVISVKPAVDLFTTPSLFLDAIYWKNYVNVIGNETLRGYMLNSIIISSCNALLVTTLAFLACYALSRYDLPGKENIFFWTITNRMAPAAVFLLPFFLLFTQVFTLGEWKLYDTKIGMILLYCTFNLPFAIWTLRPTIDGIPKELDEAATVDGASTWQVISEVIFPLARPGLAVTLILTWVFAWNEFLLAATLTSFNARTITTGLSEYVTTTGTEWGAMASIAVITLIPALIIFSVVQRHIVAGLTFGAVKE; from the coding sequence ATGCCGAGCCGCAATCCGCTTATCTATGTAGCACTCTGGCTGTTGCTCAGCCTGCTGACGCTGTTCCCAATCTACTGGCTCTTCGTCATCTCGGTGAAACCGGCGGTCGATCTTTTCACCACGCCGAGCCTGTTCCTCGATGCGATCTACTGGAAGAACTACGTCAACGTGATCGGCAACGAGACGCTGCGCGGTTACATGCTCAATTCGATCATCATATCGAGCTGCAACGCGCTGCTGGTGACCACCCTGGCGTTCCTCGCCTGCTACGCGCTTTCGCGCTACGATCTCCCCGGCAAGGAGAACATCTTTTTCTGGACCATCACCAACCGCATGGCGCCGGCTGCCGTATTCTTGCTGCCGTTCTTCCTGCTTTTCACCCAGGTCTTCACCCTTGGCGAGTGGAAGCTCTACGATACCAAGATCGGCATGATCCTGCTCTATTGCACCTTCAACCTGCCCTTCGCGATCTGGACGCTCCGGCCGACGATCGATGGCATCCCGAAGGAACTGGATGAAGCCGCGACCGTCGATGGCGCTTCGACCTGGCAGGTCATCTCCGAGGTCATATTCCCGCTCGCCCGGCCCGGTCTTGCCGTGACGCTGATCCTCACCTGGGTATTTGCGTGGAACGAGTTCCTGCTGGCGGCCACGCTGACCAGCTTCAATGCGCGGACCATCACGACGGGCCTATCGGAATATGTGACGACGACGGGTACCGAATGGGGCGCGATGGCCTCGATCGCCGTCATTACGCTGATCCCGGCGCTGATCATCTTCTCGGTCGTGCAGCGCCATATCGTGGCCGGCCTCACCTTCGGCGCGGTCAAGGAGTAA
- a CDS encoding DUF2160 family membrane protein, translating to MQQPLESEQLDPERDAAPVKPVQTGFLPIVTNWFDRVFVSIYLFVALELLWMRFLEQAIPLTVCHVLAIALGVLIVWRG from the coding sequence ATGCAGCAACCCCTCGAAAGCGAGCAACTCGATCCGGAACGTGATGCCGCGCCCGTCAAGCCCGTACAGACCGGCTTCCTGCCGATCGTCACGAACTGGTTCGACCGCGTCTTCGTCAGCATCTACCTGTTCGTCGCGCTCGAGCTGCTCTGGATGCGCTTCCTTGAACAGGCGATCCCGCTCACCGTCTGCCATGTGCTGGCTATCGCGCTCGGCGTGCTGATCGTCTGGCGCGGCTGA
- a CDS encoding NAD(P)-dependent alcohol dehydrogenase: protein MKSLVLEEKMKLSLRDFPIERDEVLGPRDVRIKLHTVGICGSDVHYYTHGGTGVFQVKAPMILGHEASGIVIETGAEVTSLKTGDRVCMEPGIPDPNSRATRLGMYNVDPAVRFWATPPIHGVLRPTVVHPADFTFKLPDNVSFAEAAMVEPLAVGVHAATKAQVKPGDIALVIGAGPIGLVTALSALAAGCARVFVSDIDDVKLDLAAKLGPITPVNVAKQDLVKEILAATDGWGVEIVFECSGHPRGAEGVFDPLAPGGRVVFIGSQVHAINYDVGKAMVREARVEHVFRYAHVFPRCVAMLSSGAIDVKPLITRTFDFDESVHAFEIAASAPKGEVKMQIALPQ from the coding sequence ATGAAATCGCTGGTGTTGGAAGAGAAAATGAAGCTGTCGCTCCGGGATTTCCCGATCGAGCGGGACGAGGTGCTCGGCCCGCGTGACGTGCGCATCAAGCTGCACACGGTCGGCATCTGCGGTTCCGATGTGCATTATTACACCCATGGCGGCACCGGCGTCTTCCAGGTCAAGGCGCCGATGATCCTCGGTCATGAGGCATCCGGAATCGTCATCGAGACCGGCGCCGAGGTGACCTCACTGAAAACGGGTGACCGGGTCTGCATGGAGCCGGGCATCCCCGATCCCAACAGCCGCGCCACGAGACTTGGAATGTATAATGTCGATCCGGCGGTTCGCTTCTGGGCGACGCCGCCGATCCATGGCGTTCTACGGCCGACTGTCGTCCATCCCGCCGATTTCACCTTCAAGCTGCCCGACAATGTGTCCTTCGCCGAAGCCGCGATGGTCGAACCGCTCGCCGTCGGTGTTCACGCTGCTACGAAGGCGCAGGTCAAGCCCGGCGATATTGCGCTGGTGATCGGCGCCGGCCCGATCGGGTTGGTCACGGCGCTGTCGGCATTGGCAGCCGGCTGCGCACGGGTGTTCGTCAGTGATATCGATGATGTGAAACTGGACCTGGCCGCGAAACTCGGGCCCATCACGCCCGTCAACGTTGCCAAACAGGATTTGGTCAAGGAAATCCTCGCCGCCACCGATGGCTGGGGTGTCGAGATCGTGTTCGAATGTTCAGGCCATCCCAGGGGTGCCGAAGGCGTGTTCGATCCGCTGGCCCCGGGCGGTCGTGTGGTGTTCATCGGCTCACAGGTCCATGCGATCAATTACGATGTCGGCAAGGCGATGGTCCGCGAGGCACGCGTCGAACATGTCTTCCGCTATGCGCATGTCTTTCCGCGATGCGTCGCCATGCTTTCGTCGGGCGCGATCGATGTGAAGCCGCTTATTACCCGCACCTTCGATTTCGACGAAAGCGTTCACGCCTTCGAGATCGCCGCGTCCGCCCCCAAGGGCGAAGTCAAGATGCAGATTGCGCTGCCGCAGTAA
- a CDS encoding ABC transporter ATP-binding protein, whose translation MAHVTVKDVIKKYGALPVIHGVSIDIADGEFVVLVGPSGCGKSTLLRMIAGLETISGGTVDIGGRVVNDVLPKDRDIAMVFQNYALYPHKTVADNMGFPLKLKGAPRSEIEAKVRKAAEILDLGKLLDRYPKQLSGGQRQRVAMGRAIVRDPQVFLFDEPLSNLDAKLRVTMRVEIKELHQRLKTTTIYVTHDQIEAMTMADKIVVMRDGRVEQIGAPLDLYDRPANVFVAGFIGSPSMNFITGKLVNESGRLSFVSDKGTVLPVPEGTVAHAEPAVYGIRPEHIDVRADGLPATIWVLEPTGSETQIFAHFGTDPIMAAVRDRITARPGEAISLKIDTARVHLFDARSGRRL comes from the coding sequence ATGGCTCACGTCACCGTCAAGGACGTCATCAAGAAATACGGCGCGCTGCCGGTCATCCATGGCGTGAGTATCGATATCGCCGATGGCGAATTCGTCGTGCTGGTCGGCCCGTCCGGCTGCGGCAAGTCCACGCTGTTGAGGATGATCGCCGGGCTCGAGACGATCTCCGGCGGAACGGTCGATATCGGCGGCAGGGTGGTCAACGATGTGCTGCCGAAGGACCGCGACATCGCCATGGTGTTCCAGAACTACGCGCTCTATCCGCACAAAACAGTGGCAGACAATATGGGCTTCCCGCTGAAGCTCAAGGGCGCACCGAGGAGCGAGATCGAAGCCAAGGTCCGCAAGGCGGCCGAAATCCTCGACCTCGGCAAGCTGCTCGACCGCTATCCCAAGCAGCTTTCGGGCGGCCAGCGCCAGCGCGTCGCCATGGGCCGTGCCATCGTGCGCGATCCGCAGGTGTTCCTATTCGACGAGCCGCTATCCAATCTCGATGCTAAACTCCGCGTGACCATGCGCGTCGAGATCAAGGAGCTGCATCAGCGGCTGAAGACCACCACGATCTATGTCACCCACGACCAGATCGAGGCCATGACCATGGCCGACAAGATCGTCGTCATGCGTGATGGCAGGGTCGAGCAGATCGGCGCGCCGCTCGACCTCTACGATCGTCCGGCCAATGTCTTCGTTGCCGGCTTTATCGGCTCGCCATCGATGAATTTCATAACCGGGAAACTGGTGAACGAGAGCGGCCGGCTGTCCTTCGTCAGCGACAAGGGAACTGTGCTGCCCGTACCTGAAGGTACAGTGGCTCATGCCGAGCCGGCCGTCTATGGTATCCGGCCCGAGCATATCGATGTCCGCGCCGATGGATTACCGGCCACGATCTGGGTGCTGGAACCGACGGGTTCGGAAACGCAGATCTTCGCCCATTTCGGCACCGACCCGATCATGGCGGCCGTCCGCGACCGGATTACCGCCCGGCCGGGCGAGGCGATTTCGCTGAAGATTGACACGGCGCGCGTGCACCTGTTCGATGCCAGGAGCGGCCGGCGCCTTTGA
- a CDS encoding SDR family NAD(P)-dependent oxidoreductase, giving the protein MFFEKFRMDGQVAVITGGGRGIGLSCAEALAEAGAHIVIIDRDEAVAESGRQALAAKGVEADKYVLDVTDSAAVDKAAADIFAKHGRIDALVANAGIARTGTAAEDTPDELWLNVNDVNYNGVFWCNRAFGGYMLRARRGAIVNIGSMSGYIANRPQLQTYYNASKAAVHHLTASLAAEWAPRGVRVNAVAPTYIETEMTKNIVDKSMMELWIRDTPMGRMGQPHEIASVVHFLACDASSLLTGATVKADGGFTVW; this is encoded by the coding sequence ATGTTTTTCGAGAAATTCAGGATGGACGGCCAGGTCGCGGTGATCACCGGCGGCGGGCGCGGTATCGGCCTTTCCTGCGCCGAAGCACTGGCCGAGGCCGGCGCACATATCGTCATCATCGACCGGGATGAGGCCGTGGCGGAGTCGGGCCGGCAGGCACTGGCGGCCAAGGGCGTCGAGGCGGACAAATATGTTCTCGACGTCACGGACTCGGCAGCGGTGGACAAAGCTGCAGCCGATATCTTCGCCAAGCACGGCCGCATCGACGCACTGGTCGCCAACGCCGGCATCGCCCGCACCGGCACCGCCGCAGAGGATACGCCGGACGAACTCTGGCTCAATGTCAACGACGTGAACTACAACGGCGTCTTCTGGTGCAATCGTGCCTTCGGTGGTTACATGCTGAGGGCCCGGCGCGGTGCGATCGTCAATATCGGTTCGATGTCCGGCTATATCGCGAACCGGCCCCAACTCCAGACCTACTACAATGCCTCCAAGGCCGCGGTGCATCATCTCACGGCGTCGCTCGCTGCGGAATGGGCGCCGCGCGGCGTTCGCGTCAATGCGGTGGCGCCGACATATATCGAGACCGAGATGACCAAGAACATCGTCGATAAGTCGATGATGGAGCTCTGGATCCGCGACACGCCCATGGGCCGCATGGGCCAGCCGCACGAGATTGCCTCGGTCGTGCATTTTCTCGCCTGTGATGCGTCGAGCCTGCTGACCGGCGCGACCGTCAAGGCCGATGGCGGCTTCACCGTCTGGTAG
- a CDS encoding SDR family oxidoreductase, whose product MDFSNKRVVVTGAGKGIGRATAVMLAKRGAKVTALSRSASDLDQLKAEIGCIPIAVDLADPDATRAAAIKSLPADFLVNCAGTTELESFLDLKVENFDLLYAVNTRAPMIVSQEYARDMVNNGRKGAIVNVSSVAAFVGIPDHAAYCASKSGLDGLTRVMAKELAPKGIRVNGIHPTVTLTPMAIKAWSDPEKAAGMLNRIPVGRFADPDDIAKVILFLLSDEAAMVNGLSMPVDGGYMIS is encoded by the coding sequence ATGGATTTTTCCAATAAGCGTGTGGTCGTAACCGGCGCCGGCAAGGGCATCGGTCGCGCGACCGCCGTCATGCTGGCCAAGCGCGGCGCCAAAGTGACGGCACTGTCGCGCTCGGCGTCCGATCTGGATCAGTTGAAGGCGGAAATCGGCTGCATCCCGATTGCGGTCGATCTAGCCGATCCAGATGCCACGCGCGCCGCGGCAATCAAGTCACTGCCGGCCGATTTCCTGGTCAATTGTGCCGGCACGACGGAGCTTGAGTCATTTCTTGATCTGAAGGTCGAGAACTTCGACCTGCTCTACGCGGTCAATACGCGGGCACCGATGATCGTCTCGCAAGAATATGCCCGCGACATGGTGAATAACGGCCGCAAGGGTGCGATCGTCAATGTATCGAGCGTCGCGGCCTTCGTCGGCATTCCCGATCACGCCGCCTATTGTGCGTCCAAATCCGGCCTCGATGGGCTGACCAGGGTGATGGCCAAGGAGCTCGCGCCGAAGGGCATCCGCGTCAACGGCATACACCCAACTGTCACGTTGACGCCGATGGCGATCAAGGCCTGGAGCGATCCGGAAAAGGCGGCCGGCATGCTCAACCGCATTCCGGTCGGCCGTTTCGCCGATCCCGACGACATTGCGAAGGTCATTCTTTTCCTGCTCTCCGACGAAGCCGCGATGGTCAACGGTCTCTCGATGCCGGTGGATGGTGGCTACATGATTTCTTGA